The genome window GAACAGGTTCACGGCGATCAGGAAACCTACCGGACCGCCCGGGAGATCACTGAGCATCTCTTCGATCCACACATGGCCGTCCACCCCCTGAAACACCAGCGAAAACACACTGGCGCCCAGCAAGATGAAGATCACCATCACCGTGACTCGCATGGTGGATTGCATGGCCTGCCAGATGAGCGTGGTGTTCAACCGCTTGTGCACCGCCGCCAGCGCCATGGCCCCCATGGCGCCCATGGCACCGGCCTCGGTGGGTGTGGCCAGCCCCATGAACAAGGTGCCCAGGACGAGAAAGATCAGGGCCATCGAGGGCACCATGCCCCACAGCACCCGGCGCACCAGCGGCCAGCCGCGCTCGGTACGTGCCTCTTCAGGCAAGGGCGGCACCCACTGCGGACGCAGCAGCGCCACGCCCAGGGTGAACAGCAAAAAGATGCCAATCTGCATCAGTGAGGGCCCGATCGCCCCCATGTACATGTCGCCCACCGAGCGGCCCAACTGATCGGCCAGGATGATCAGCACCAGCGACGGCGGAATGACCTGGGTGATGGTGCCCGAGGCCGCCACCACACCAGTGGAAAAGCGCATGTTGTAGCCGGCCCGCATCATGATGGGCAAGGCAATGACGCCCATGGCGATCACACTGGCGGCCACGGTGCCGGTGATGGCCCCCAGGATGGCGCCCACCACGATGACAGCAAATGCGATGCCGCCGGGAAAGCGCCCGAACAGTTGCGCAGTACCCTCCAGCAGGTCTTCTGCCAGACCGCAGCGCTCCAGGATGGCCCCCATGAAGGTGAAGAAGGGGATGGACAGCAGCAACTCGTTGGAGACGATGCCAAACAAGCGCAGCGGCAGGTTGGCCATGAACGCTTCTGGAAAGTAGCCCTGGCCGACGGCATAGTAGCCAAAAGCCATGCCCAACCCACCCAGGGTGAAGGCCACAGGGAACCCCAGCACCATGGCCAGCACCAGGCTGCCGAACATCACGGGGGCGAGCATCTCCATGCCGCTCATGCGCGGATCCTCACTGCGCTCACTGTTGTGGTCTTTCGTAGTGCAGGTCGAGATCAAGCTCACCGCGCAGGTAGTTGATGCGGCGGATGAGCTCGGCCAGCCCCTGAAGCGCCAGCATCAGAAAGCCTGCAGGAATGGCCAGCTTGATGGGCCAGCGAACCAGCCCACCAGCGCTGGGAGACATCTCGTGCTGCTGGTAGGCGTCGAGGGCGTAGGGCCAGGCCAACCAGGCAATGATCAGGCACAGGGGGATCAGCACGAGGGCCAGGCCCACCGCATCGATCCACGCCTTGGTGCGGGGCTGCCGTCCACCATAAAGAACGTCAACGCGCACATGCTCGTTGAGCCGCAGCAAGAGCGGCGCCCCCATGAACACGGCCATGCCGAACAGGTACC of Aquabacterium sp. A3 contains these proteins:
- a CDS encoding TRAP transporter small permease subunit, with protein sequence MAHAYVRLMDALSRWLGLGAAWALFAACLISAGAATARYAFSMGSNAWLEVQWYLFGMAVFMGAPLLLRLNEHVRVDVLYGGRQPRTKAWIDAVGLALVLIPLCLIIAWLAWPYALDAYQQHEMSPSAGGLVRWPIKLAIPAGFLMLALQGLAELIRRINYLRGELDLDLHYERPQQ
- a CDS encoding TRAP transporter large permease, yielding MEMLAPVMFGSLVLAMVLGFPVAFTLGGLGMAFGYYAVGQGYFPEAFMANLPLRLFGIVSNELLLSIPFFTFMGAILERCGLAEDLLEGTAQLFGRFPGGIAFAVIVVGAILGAITGTVAASVIAMGVIALPIMMRAGYNMRFSTGVVAASGTITQVIPPSLVLIILADQLGRSVGDMYMGAIGPSLMQIGIFLLFTLGVALLRPQWVPPLPEEARTERGWPLVRRVLWGMVPSMALIFLVLGTLFMGLATPTEAGAMGAMGAMALAAVHKRLNTTLIWQAMQSTMRVTVMVIFILLGASVFSLVFQGVDGHVWIEEMLSDLPGGPVGFLIAVNLFVFFLAFFLDFFEIAFIVVPLLAPVAQALGIDLVWFGVLLCVNMQTSFMHPPFGFALFYLRGVADQVHNNGALARPIATKDIYLGAIPWLGLQLLLVAILIFWPGLVTHWLDKEPQVNLDEVTIDMQIEDMGADAPVMDLNDVPLDVPAE